The stretch of DNA TATGTGATGACCGGTGGCGGGCCTGCCAACTCGACGCGAATCCTGCCGTTGGATATGTACATCCGAGGGTTCAGCAGCTATGACATGGGTGGTGCAAGCGTGGTCGGCGTCATCATTCTGGTGCTGGGCATTGTGATCTCGCAGTTGCTCAACAAGATTTCAGGGTCCGACAAAATGGAAAGTCAAATGGAAGGCGTCTGATCATGATAACCATTGGACACAAACGTTACAATATCATCGGCGGGCTGCTCGGCTGGATCTGGCTCTTCATCATCATCGTGCCGATCTACTACATCGTGATCACGTCTCTGCGCGACCAGATGGCCATTTTCAGCGACAATCCGCTCTCGATTCCCAAACATGTCACCTTTTCGGCATACCAGCGCGTATTCCAGAACAACTTCCTGCTCTATGTGCGCAATTCGGTGATCGTCACGCTCGTGACGGTGATCCTGATTCTCGCGGTGACCATCCCGGCCGCCTATCTCATCATCCGTCGTACGGATGTATGGTCTCGCAGAACGTACAAACTGGTCATTTCCGGTCTTGCGATTCCCATGCAGGCCACCATCATCCCGATCTACTACATCATCATCAAAATCGGTCTGTACGACACCTTGTGGGCGTTGATCTTGCCGTCGGCGGCCTTCGCCATACCGATTACCGTCATGATCCTGGTCAATTTCCTACGCGACATCCCCTCGTCCCTGTTCGAGGCGATGGAGGTCGACGGAGCCTCTGAGTTCTCGATCATGGTGCGTCTGGCCATTCCCATGGTCAAACCGGCGCTGATCACCGTTTCGATTTACGATGCGCTCAATGTGTGGAATGGGTTCCTGTTCCCCTTGATTTTGACGCAAAGTGCCAAGAACAGGGTCATACCGCTTTCGCTCTGGCAGTTCCAAGGGCAGTTCACCGTCGACGTCCCGGGTATTCTGGCCGCTGTCGTGATTTCCGTCCTGCCGATTCTCGCAGCCTACATTGTGGGCAGAAAGCAGATGGTGGCAGGCCTCACCGCCGGTTTCACTAAATAGTTAGTGGGGGAAAGGTACGATAGAGGGGTTTGAATGTCGGTGTCATTCATTCCCCTCTATTCTCATCTGATGGGGAGAGCTACTATGGCACTAATATTTCACTATTGAAAGGACTCGGCATGCCTCGGCGTAGTTCAGCCCAAAAAATGACAAAGGAACAGCGCAAGACCAGTATTCTGCGCACTGCAAGCTCTCTGATATCGAATTATGGTTTTTGGGGATTGACTATACGCGAGGTGGCG from Bifidobacterium sp. ESL0800 encodes:
- a CDS encoding carbohydrate ABC transporter permease, yielding MITIGHKRYNIIGGLLGWIWLFIIIVPIYYIVITSLRDQMAIFSDNPLSIPKHVTFSAYQRVFQNNFLLYVRNSVIVTLVTVILILAVTIPAAYLIIRRTDVWSRRTYKLVISGLAIPMQATIIPIYYIIIKIGLYDTLWALILPSAAFAIPITVMILVNFLRDIPSSLFEAMEVDGASEFSIMVRLAIPMVKPALITVSIYDALNVWNGFLFPLILTQSAKNRVIPLSLWQFQGQFTVDVPGILAAVVISVLPILAAYIVGRKQMVAGLTAGFTK